One Xiphophorus maculatus strain JP 163 A chromosome 23, X_maculatus-5.0-male, whole genome shotgun sequence genomic window, GTGTATGCTAGCAGTCTTCCACAACCTGGAACTCATGCTAACTTCCCTAGTAAGATTTTAAGAAAtcacttgtaagtttgtttggGTGATGCTAAATTAAGTAAGCTTGTCCTCTTTCTCTCCAGAGATGCAGTGGGTTATTGCCCCTCAAGCCTTTGAGGAAACCACAACAAACACCCAGCCTCAAGGCTTGAGCATTGTTGGGCCACCACTCCCTCCAGCACCTTCTGCACTGGCCCTTCAGTCTGGAGACATGTCTAAAGTTGTGAAGGAGGCTGAGATTGGGAACTACCAGCAGCAGATGGAAGCGTTTGGTTACCCATCTGACCGTGTGGGGCCTGGTCTGGGTCTTCCACCTGTTGCTCTGCCAGCTTCTGGTGTGGGTGGCTTGTTGGGCTTCCCTTCTCCCTACACTCTTCCTTACCCCTTCCCCTACCGTGATTTATACTACAGGCGCCTGTATGGACTGTACCCTCTTGGCACCTACACTACCTTCAACAAAAACCATGAGAAGGGCAAAGACTACTACCAGACCATCCACTATCTGAAAGAACATGGCTCTGATGTGCCACAGAACCCTGgctctcagcagcagcagagccttAAGATGCCCCTTTAAGTCTTTGTGTTAAATATGATAAAGGTGGGTTAACAGTTGTAACATACTAATGTATCTTGCCATTGGTTTAACTTTTCTCTTGTAGATGGAGTCTTAAGGTTCTACCATgtcttttaataaacttttccTCCAACATCTTG contains:
- the LOC111607074 gene encoding uncharacterized protein LOC111607074 produces the protein MVAVKILLRVSLFCLLLVDVYGSPVKGSTSQGQGRPSDSGGDHVYHATGYSAPGSYSSSGGVSKPVAKHLAQPQYVLAQPVPVGRPLSVPRGRYTASGGSLVPLQGGFVGSYMPILAGSSPLVPLPAVYASSLPQPGTHANFPKMQWVIAPQAFEETTTNTQPQGLSIVGPPLPPAPSALALQSGDMSKVVKEAEIGNYQQQMEAFGYPSDRVGPGLGLPPVALPASGVGGLLGFPSPYTLPYPFPYRDLYYRRLYGLYPLGTYTTFNKNHEKGKDYYQTIHYLKEHGSDVPQNPGSQQQQSLKMPL